The following are encoded together in the Oncorhynchus gorbuscha isolate QuinsamMale2020 ecotype Even-year linkage group LG03, OgorEven_v1.0, whole genome shotgun sequence genome:
- the LOC124026249 gene encoding transcription factor AP-2 gamma-like isoform X3: MLWKLADNVKYEDDCEERHDGSSNGNPRLPHLPAVSQHIYSPSPSLSHSANSDFQPPYFPPPYQPISYPQSSDPYSHLGDPFNINSIHQSSSNQQQSWPGRHGQEGLGPHSRSGLASQILGLDGGSSGLRREGFRRPELLPPHAHSIESTIIGDNIGLHEMGHGLDDVQHVDDHSIIMADQTVIKKGPLSLPKGNSLGLPFQKESLLGMVSNPTEVFCSVPGRLSLLSSTSKYKVTVAEVQRRLSPPECLNASLLGGVLRRAKSKNGGRSLREKLDKIGLNLPAGRRKAANVTLLTALVEGEAVHLARDFGYSCETEFPAKAIAEYLGRPHVERNEVNSRKNMLLAAKQICKEFTDLLTQDRSPLGNTRPAPILDQGIQGCLTHFSLITHGFGSPAICAAMTSLQNYLNEALKQVDKMYLSSGSDTQGSSDNGSKASDKMEKHRK; encoded by the exons ATGCTGTGGAAACTAGCAGATAACGTGAAGTACGAGGATGACTGTGAG GAAAGGCACGACGGGAGTAGCAATGGGAACCCCCGCTTACCTCACCTCCCCGCAGTGAGCCAGCACATTTACAGCCCGTCGCCGTCCCTCTCCCACTCCGCCAACTCAGACTTCCAACCCCCGTACTTCCCACCTCCATACCAGCCTATATCATACCCCCAGTCCAGTGACCCCTACTCGCACCTCGGCGACCCTTTCAACATCAACTCCATACACCAGTCGTCCTCTAACCAACAGCAGTCATGGCCAGGGCGACATGGTCAAGAAGGACTGGGACCTCATTCGCGAAGCGGACTCGCGAGCCAGATTCTGGGCCTGGACGGCGGCTCGTCCGGCTTAAGAAGAGAAGGCTTCCGTCGGCCAGAGCTGTTACCGCCTCACGCCCATAGCATTGAGTCAACCATCATTGGTGATAACATAGGACTGCATGAAATGGGCCATGGCCTGGATGATGTTCAA CATGTAGATGACCACAGTATTATAATGGCAGATCAGACAGTCATCAAAAAAG GCCCCTTGTCCCTCCCCAAGGGCAACTCATTGGGCCTGCCCTTCCAGAAGGAGTCCCTGTTAGGCATGGTGTCCAACCCCACCGAGGTGTTCTGCTCAGTGCCTGGACGTCTCTCGCTTCTCAGCTCCACCTCCAAGTACAAGGTGACTGTGGCAGAGGTGCAGCGGCGCCTGTCTCCTCCCGAATGCCTCAACGCCTCTTTGCTAGGGGGAGTCCTACGTAG AGCCAAGTCTAAAAATGGTGGCCGGTCATTGAGAGAGAAGCTGGACAAGATTGGGCTCAACCTGCCCGCTGGAAGGAGAAAGGCTGCTAACGTCACCCTGTTAACTGCACTGGTAGAAG GAGAAGCCGTTCACTTAGCAAGGGATTTTGGCTACTCGTGTGAGACAGAGTTCCCGGCAAAGGCCATCGCTGAATACCTTGGTCGACCACACGTGGAACGTAATGAGGTCAACTCCCGCAAGAACATGCTCCTTGCTGCTAA GCAAATCTGTAAAGAGTTCACCGATCTGCTGACTCAGGACCGTTCGCCTCTGGGGAACACGAGGCCGGCGCCCATCCTGGATCAGGGCATCCAGGGCTGCCTGACCCACTTCAGCCTCATCACCCACGGCTTCGGCTCGCCAGCCATCTGCGCCGCCATGACCTCCCTCCAGAACTACCTGAATGAAGCCCTCAAACAGGTGGACAAAATGTACCTGAGCTCGGGCAGCGACACGCAGGGCTCCTCCGACAATGGTAGCAAAGCCTCTGACAAAATGGAGAAGCACAGGAAATGA
- the LOC124026249 gene encoding transcription factor AP-2 gamma-like isoform X1, translating to MLWKLADNVKYEDDCEERHDGSSNGNPRLPHLPAVSQHIYSPSPSLSHSANSDFQPPYFPPPYQPISYPQSSDPYSHLGDPFNINSIHQSSSNQQQSWPGRHGQEGLGPHSRSGLASQILGLDGGSSGLRREGFRRPELLPPHAHSIESTIIGDNIGLHEMGHGLDDVQHVDDHSIIMADQTVIKKVLGLRGGRNLDRLQRTYYEGGILAGEDEGPLSLPKGNSLGLPFQKESLLGMVSNPTEVFCSVPGRLSLLSSTSKYKVTVAEVQRRLSPPECLNASLLGGVLRRAKSKNGGRSLREKLDKIGLNLPAGRRKAANVTLLTALVEGEAVHLARDFGYSCETEFPAKAIAEYLGRPHVERNEVNSRKNMLLAAKQICKEFTDLLTQDRSPLGNTRPAPILDQGIQGCLTHFSLITHGFGSPAICAAMTSLQNYLNEALKQVDKMYLSSGSDTQGSSDNGSKASDKMEKHRK from the exons ATGCTGTGGAAACTAGCAGATAACGTGAAGTACGAGGATGACTGTGAG GAAAGGCACGACGGGAGTAGCAATGGGAACCCCCGCTTACCTCACCTCCCCGCAGTGAGCCAGCACATTTACAGCCCGTCGCCGTCCCTCTCCCACTCCGCCAACTCAGACTTCCAACCCCCGTACTTCCCACCTCCATACCAGCCTATATCATACCCCCAGTCCAGTGACCCCTACTCGCACCTCGGCGACCCTTTCAACATCAACTCCATACACCAGTCGTCCTCTAACCAACAGCAGTCATGGCCAGGGCGACATGGTCAAGAAGGACTGGGACCTCATTCGCGAAGCGGACTCGCGAGCCAGATTCTGGGCCTGGACGGCGGCTCGTCCGGCTTAAGAAGAGAAGGCTTCCGTCGGCCAGAGCTGTTACCGCCTCACGCCCATAGCATTGAGTCAACCATCATTGGTGATAACATAGGACTGCATGAAATGGGCCATGGCCTGGATGATGTTCAA CATGTAGATGACCACAGTATTATAATGGCAGATCAGACAGTCATCAAAAAAG TACTAGGACTACGAGGGGGCAGAAACCTTGATCGCTTACAGAGGACTTATTATGAGGGGGGCATTCTTGCTGGTGAGGATGAAG GCCCCTTGTCCCTCCCCAAGGGCAACTCATTGGGCCTGCCCTTCCAGAAGGAGTCCCTGTTAGGCATGGTGTCCAACCCCACCGAGGTGTTCTGCTCAGTGCCTGGACGTCTCTCGCTTCTCAGCTCCACCTCCAAGTACAAGGTGACTGTGGCAGAGGTGCAGCGGCGCCTGTCTCCTCCCGAATGCCTCAACGCCTCTTTGCTAGGGGGAGTCCTACGTAG AGCCAAGTCTAAAAATGGTGGCCGGTCATTGAGAGAGAAGCTGGACAAGATTGGGCTCAACCTGCCCGCTGGAAGGAGAAAGGCTGCTAACGTCACCCTGTTAACTGCACTGGTAGAAG GAGAAGCCGTTCACTTAGCAAGGGATTTTGGCTACTCGTGTGAGACAGAGTTCCCGGCAAAGGCCATCGCTGAATACCTTGGTCGACCACACGTGGAACGTAATGAGGTCAACTCCCGCAAGAACATGCTCCTTGCTGCTAA GCAAATCTGTAAAGAGTTCACCGATCTGCTGACTCAGGACCGTTCGCCTCTGGGGAACACGAGGCCGGCGCCCATCCTGGATCAGGGCATCCAGGGCTGCCTGACCCACTTCAGCCTCATCACCCACGGCTTCGGCTCGCCAGCCATCTGCGCCGCCATGACCTCCCTCCAGAACTACCTGAATGAAGCCCTCAAACAGGTGGACAAAATGTACCTGAGCTCGGGCAGCGACACGCAGGGCTCCTCCGACAATGGTAGCAAAGCCTCTGACAAAATGGAGAAGCACAGGAAATGA
- the LOC124026249 gene encoding transcription factor AP-2 gamma-like isoform X2: protein MLWKLADNVKYEDDCEERHDGSSNGNPRLPHLPAVSQHIYSPSPSLSHSANSDFQPPYFPPPYQPISYPQSSDPYSHLGDPFNINSIHQSSSNQQQSWPGRHGQEGLGPHSRSGLASQILGLDGGSSGLRREGFRRPELLPPHAHSIESTIIGDNIGLHEMGHGLDDVQHVDDHSIIMADQTVIKKVLGLRGGRNLDRLQRTYYEGGILAGPLSLPKGNSLGLPFQKESLLGMVSNPTEVFCSVPGRLSLLSSTSKYKVTVAEVQRRLSPPECLNASLLGGVLRRAKSKNGGRSLREKLDKIGLNLPAGRRKAANVTLLTALVEGEAVHLARDFGYSCETEFPAKAIAEYLGRPHVERNEVNSRKNMLLAAKQICKEFTDLLTQDRSPLGNTRPAPILDQGIQGCLTHFSLITHGFGSPAICAAMTSLQNYLNEALKQVDKMYLSSGSDTQGSSDNGSKASDKMEKHRK from the exons ATGCTGTGGAAACTAGCAGATAACGTGAAGTACGAGGATGACTGTGAG GAAAGGCACGACGGGAGTAGCAATGGGAACCCCCGCTTACCTCACCTCCCCGCAGTGAGCCAGCACATTTACAGCCCGTCGCCGTCCCTCTCCCACTCCGCCAACTCAGACTTCCAACCCCCGTACTTCCCACCTCCATACCAGCCTATATCATACCCCCAGTCCAGTGACCCCTACTCGCACCTCGGCGACCCTTTCAACATCAACTCCATACACCAGTCGTCCTCTAACCAACAGCAGTCATGGCCAGGGCGACATGGTCAAGAAGGACTGGGACCTCATTCGCGAAGCGGACTCGCGAGCCAGATTCTGGGCCTGGACGGCGGCTCGTCCGGCTTAAGAAGAGAAGGCTTCCGTCGGCCAGAGCTGTTACCGCCTCACGCCCATAGCATTGAGTCAACCATCATTGGTGATAACATAGGACTGCATGAAATGGGCCATGGCCTGGATGATGTTCAA CATGTAGATGACCACAGTATTATAATGGCAGATCAGACAGTCATCAAAAAAG TACTAGGACTACGAGGGGGCAGAAACCTTGATCGCTTACAGAGGACTTATTATGAGGGGGGCATTCTTGCTG GCCCCTTGTCCCTCCCCAAGGGCAACTCATTGGGCCTGCCCTTCCAGAAGGAGTCCCTGTTAGGCATGGTGTCCAACCCCACCGAGGTGTTCTGCTCAGTGCCTGGACGTCTCTCGCTTCTCAGCTCCACCTCCAAGTACAAGGTGACTGTGGCAGAGGTGCAGCGGCGCCTGTCTCCTCCCGAATGCCTCAACGCCTCTTTGCTAGGGGGAGTCCTACGTAG AGCCAAGTCTAAAAATGGTGGCCGGTCATTGAGAGAGAAGCTGGACAAGATTGGGCTCAACCTGCCCGCTGGAAGGAGAAAGGCTGCTAACGTCACCCTGTTAACTGCACTGGTAGAAG GAGAAGCCGTTCACTTAGCAAGGGATTTTGGCTACTCGTGTGAGACAGAGTTCCCGGCAAAGGCCATCGCTGAATACCTTGGTCGACCACACGTGGAACGTAATGAGGTCAACTCCCGCAAGAACATGCTCCTTGCTGCTAA GCAAATCTGTAAAGAGTTCACCGATCTGCTGACTCAGGACCGTTCGCCTCTGGGGAACACGAGGCCGGCGCCCATCCTGGATCAGGGCATCCAGGGCTGCCTGACCCACTTCAGCCTCATCACCCACGGCTTCGGCTCGCCAGCCATCTGCGCCGCCATGACCTCCCTCCAGAACTACCTGAATGAAGCCCTCAAACAGGTGGACAAAATGTACCTGAGCTCGGGCAGCGACACGCAGGGCTCCTCCGACAATGGTAGCAAAGCCTCTGACAAAATGGAGAAGCACAGGAAATGA